Genomic segment of Punica granatum isolate Tunisia-2019 unplaced genomic scaffold, ASM765513v2 Contig00063, whole genome shotgun sequence:
ccgagtcTGGTTCCAGGTGCGTAATCATTCTTCAACAGAACATTcccaatcatgcgatcggcCCGAGAAGGACCGACTTCTCCGTAGTTTTAGATCACGGAGATTGTGTCGAGAGAGTGAAAGGGAAGGTTCTGATCTTCcccaatgctgatgtaagggACTACTGTTTCCTTGTAAACTACGTAATCctcctcgccgttgacagtgatgagcttGCCCTCGACAAAGAACTTCAGCTTTTGATGTAGTGATGAAGGAACAGCGCCAGCGACATGAATTCAGGGCCTCCCAAGCAAGAGGCTGAAAGCATTGGGAATCTCGAGGATTTGAAAGGTGACAAaaaatgagcaaggacccacgtCGATCAGAAGATTGATTTCTTCATTCACTTCTCTCCtggagccgtcaaaggctcgaacagtggtcttgcttgcacgaataCAACCCATATCCCCGTTCATTTGCTTCagcgtggagacggggcaaacatTGAGGGCAGAGctgttgtcgatcatgactcgaccaatgACGTGATTGTTGCATTTGCAGACTATGTGTAATGCCCACAAGTGTCCTTGACCTTCAGATGGTAGTTCGTCCTTTGCAAAAGagatctgattcgagaagataGAATTCACAGTCTCCTCGATTCTATCCGGTGTAGTCTCCTTCGAAACTTGTGCAACAGTGAGGACTTTCAGTAGAGCGTCACGATGCGGCTCGGGGCTCAGAAGCAAAGCAAGAAGTGAGATATGGGCtggtgacttgcccatttgctcaACTACCTTGTACTCACTTGCCTTGATCACCTTCATAAAAGCTTCaacttcttgatcggtgaccttcttcgCATGAAGTGGAGCAGCTTCTGAAATGGCTGAGAATGCGGCAGCAGGGGCCTTTCCTTTGTCTCTAGACTCCGGACCCAGATAGACTCGTTCTGAGCGTGTGATGCCCATCGCGCTCATTTCTTGCTCCATGTTGGCAACCTCATTCCTGTAATCTCAGGGAACTCGGCGGTCTTGATAAGGCTCTTTTGCACGAACCTCGATGACAAACAAGGCCGATGTGAATGCAACCTCCGTTGAAGCatagtcgatgatgaacggaACCGGGGTATTCTGCgtattctcttcttcttcaatagtagctatgctaatcatgttgacAGAGGGCCCTGAACCTAATCAATGATCGGGGAGAGGGTTTGCGACATTTggcggcttcacctcattGAAGGAGATCTGCCTTGcgtcaatcatctcctggattCTGTCCCGAAGTCTCCAGCAAGTATCCAGAgtgtgaccaggagcaccctggTGAAACTCACAGtgcagattttgattttgcacAGTGGGATCGAAATTGGGACCAGGCACCTTTGTTTTGATCTTGTTGCCTATGAGGAGCTGTCGGAATATGTGAGAGGTAAGAGTTAGTAGAAtggtgtactgcttgcgtGGACGCGGCTGAGCAGCACTGCCTTGTTGAGCTCTCAGGGCTGGAGCATGTTGAGCCGGttgaggagatctcgaagccggggcTCTATTTTGTTGTGCCTGAGCGGGAACATATTGTTGCGTAGGTGGCGGATGAATAACGATCGGCGGGGCCGAGGGATAGGCCTGCGTATAATGCATGGGATGTGCATATTCTTGAGAAATATATGGTGCAGGGATGTAGTCCACTAAAATTGGCTACGAAGCTTGGTGTCCGGGATTGATGGCGCTAACAGTCACAACCTTGCCTTTCCTGGACGTTCCTGCAGTCTATTTCTTCGATGTTTCTCCGTCCTTCTTCCCCGATGGGCCTTCAATCCTCCCCAACTTGATGCCCATATCAAGATTCTTTCTTGCTtcaatcaggtctgagaagGAGGAGGTATGAGCCAACAAGTGTGAATAATATGCACCCCTGAGCGTGGAGTGAAACAACTGAACTTGTTGTTACTTAGGGTGTGTTTGCTTTCGAAAAAATATTcgactcaactcaactcaactctacttatcttcaattcaacatcacaatcattatttttttttatttttaaaattttttaaccattcaattcaatttttaatattaaattctctcaactattcattactttttcacaattcaacaacacaataattacttaatcattattttctctcattatttattactttttcacactttttctcataattcaacaatacaatcattacaaaccaattaaaaccaaaactcaactcaactcaactctcaatccaaacgcactcttagTGATCGGGGGAATATGCTTCGctgcttttcccctccattctACCGCATAGGCTTCGAAAGCCTGATTTTCCTTCATCTCCATTATGCTGAGATCGAGGAGTGTAGGGTGACTCTGCACAAAATcgatactggtcgaggaacttctgGGAGAGATCAGTCCAAGTGGGGATGTCGTCAGCCTTCAACGTCATGAACCAATCTAGTGCTGATCCTGCAAGACTATCCTGGAACGTCTGAACGACGAATTTCTCATAATCCTTGTATGACATCATTTTACTCTGATAATGGCAGAGGTGATGTCGCGAGTCGCTTGTCCCATCGTATCTCTTGAAATTTGGAATCTTGATCTTTGGGGGCAACCACATGCCCGGGAATAGATTCGAGTTGCTATCACCGTAATCAAAACGGGAACTGCTTGCTTGGAGGGCTCcgatggtttcctccattcttctTATTCTCCTCTCTTGCTCATTCTCCACTTTAGGAGGAATGTTTGTTGGTAGAGGTGGAGGGGCagcctgagtaggcgtgcctggttcagtgggaggaatgtttAGAGATGGTGGAGCGGGGTAAGAGAAGCTTATTTTGGGTTGTggagtttggaaaggaaaATGGTCTGTGGTGGGAATAGGAGCCCGTGCAATCGTGACCAGAGGAATTGTCGGTGGAGGGATAGTATAGATTGGAGGTTGAGTCGGTATGTTGAGTGGCGGCAAAGTGTGCATAGCGGAATCCATAGATAGGAAAGCCGCTGGTGGCAATGGAACTGCTGTAggagcaggtggtggcggtaGGGGATCACTATTCGGATGGACCGCCGGTGCATATGTCATTGCAGGAAAAGATATGTCCTCACTATCCGTAACATAGATCGGTGGAACGACCGGATTCGGGTCTACAGTTGGCTTGCGCACGGGAGCGGAGTGTAGCTCGAAGAAGCTCGGTTTTGGTCTCAGAGCATAGCCATAAGTTCCGTCATATTGGTATTCATGTTGGCGGCCAATTGATTTACCATGCCTTCGAGTGCCTCGAGTTTGGTTGTTTCCAGCCATGATACGTGTGTTACAACGACAATGAACATGACAAATGGAATAATAATGCATGGAAACACATAAAACGTAAATATGCATACAAATaggtcatggaccgccttatcgccccacaaaccTAAGGA
This window contains:
- the LOC116190002 gene encoding wiskott-Aldrich syndrome protein family member 1-like, whose product is MAGNNQTRGTRRHGKSIGRQHEYQYDGTYGYALRPKPSFFELHSAPVRKPTVDPNPVVPPIYVTDSEDISFPAMTYAPAVHPNSDPLPPPPAPTAVPLPPAAFLSMDSAMHTLPPLNIPTQPPIYTIPPPTIPLVTIARAPIPTTDHFPFQTPQPKISFSYPAPPSLNIPPTEPGTPTQAAPPPLPTNIPPKVENEQERRIRRMEETIGALQASSSRFDYGDSNSNLFPGMWLPPKIKIPNFKRYDGTSDSRHHLCHYQSKMMSYKDYEKFVVQTFQDSLAGSALDWFMTLKADDIPTWTDLSQKFLDQYRFCAESPYTPRSQHNGDEGKSGFRSLCGRMEGKSSEAYSPDH